Proteins from one Arthrobacter sp. DNA4 genomic window:
- a CDS encoding glycoside hydrolase family 1 protein, with translation MSSTQLSFPEGFLWGTATAAYQIEGAAHAEGRQDSIWDAFARLPGAVADGHNGEVACDHYRRYKQDVALMADMNMGAYRFSISWARCMPDGATPNPEGLDFYSRLVDELLAAGITPWLTLYHWDLPQALEDKGGWANRDTAYRFAEYAALMHSVLGDRVRIWTTLNEPWCSAFLGYAAGIHAPGRQDPRAGLAAAHHLLLGHGLAAREIRRQDSGASVGITLNLTVADPRDPGSEGDRDAARRIDGQFNRIFLEPLFKGEYPADLLADVAHLGLAELVQDGDLETISTPLDLLGVNYYHGESLTKDPADVPGQPDATTTASPEQVVRAVSSPFVAADGARSVPRGLPLTGMGWEVQPEGLRRLLNRLQAEYTGPAGIPVYITENGAAYDDVPDSAGFVDDQDRLGFFAAHLHAVHGAIADGVDVRGYLAWSLLDNFEWSFGYHQRFGLVRVDYTTQERIPKASALWYSAVASSNAVPAPGSPVPTTEQGVVLSV, from the coding sequence ATGAGTTCCACCCAACTTTCGTTCCCGGAGGGGTTTCTCTGGGGCACGGCAACAGCTGCCTACCAAATTGAAGGGGCAGCACATGCCGAGGGCCGACAGGACTCTATCTGGGATGCGTTCGCGCGGCTGCCCGGTGCGGTGGCAGACGGTCACAACGGGGAAGTGGCGTGCGACCACTACCGGCGCTACAAGCAGGACGTGGCCCTAATGGCCGATATGAACATGGGGGCCTACCGGTTCTCTATTTCCTGGGCCCGTTGCATGCCCGACGGCGCCACGCCCAATCCCGAAGGCCTCGACTTCTACTCCCGTCTGGTCGACGAACTCTTGGCGGCAGGCATTACGCCTTGGCTGACCCTGTACCACTGGGACCTGCCCCAGGCGCTTGAGGACAAGGGCGGCTGGGCCAACCGGGACACGGCATACCGTTTCGCCGAGTACGCGGCCCTCATGCACAGCGTCCTGGGCGACCGGGTCCGGATTTGGACGACCCTCAACGAGCCGTGGTGCTCGGCGTTCCTGGGCTATGCGGCCGGCATCCATGCACCGGGGAGACAGGACCCGCGGGCCGGGTTGGCTGCCGCCCACCACCTGCTGCTTGGGCATGGACTCGCAGCACGGGAAATTCGCCGCCAGGACTCCGGGGCCTCCGTAGGCATCACCCTGAACCTGACAGTCGCGGATCCGCGGGATCCCGGCAGCGAGGGTGACAGGGACGCGGCAAGGAGGATCGACGGCCAGTTCAACAGGATCTTCCTGGAACCGCTGTTCAAGGGGGAGTACCCGGCCGACCTGCTGGCGGACGTTGCGCACCTTGGCCTGGCCGAGCTGGTGCAGGACGGGGATCTGGAGACCATTTCCACGCCCCTGGACCTGCTCGGCGTCAACTACTACCACGGTGAATCGCTGACCAAGGATCCTGCCGATGTCCCGGGCCAGCCTGATGCAACGACGACGGCGTCTCCTGAGCAGGTGGTCCGCGCGGTGTCCTCACCGTTCGTGGCGGCTGACGGCGCGCGTTCGGTGCCCCGCGGCCTGCCACTGACGGGAATGGGTTGGGAGGTCCAGCCGGAGGGGCTGCGGCGCCTGCTCAACCGGCTGCAGGCAGAGTACACCGGTCCGGCGGGGATCCCGGTGTACATCACGGAAAACGGCGCAGCTTACGATGACGTCCCTGACAGCGCGGGGTTCGTGGACGACCAGGACCGGCTGGGATTCTTCGCGGCCCATCTCCACGCAGTACATGGTGCGATCGCAGATGGTGTGGACGTCCGCGGGTACCTGGCCTGGTCCCTGCTGGACAACTTCGAGTGGTCCTTCGGCTACCACCAGCGCTTTGGACTGGTCCGGGTGGACTACACAACGCAGGAACGCATCCCCAAAGCCAGTGCCTTGTGGTACTCGGCGGTGGCTTCTTCCAATGCCGTTCCAGCCCCCGGCAGCCCGGTGCCGACTACGGAGCAAGGTGTCGTATTGTCGGTGTAA
- a CDS encoding LacI family DNA-binding transcriptional regulator, which yields MNEKTSRPALAAAGRTSPTLEDLASAAGVSRSTASRAINGGSKVSPEAQAAVDAAIVALGYTPNRAARSLVTRRTGSVALVIPEPDARVMMDPYFAAVITGVNEALRETDLQLVLLMSRAGDDSARTIRYLRGGHVDGAIVVSHHRADDWVETLGATGLPTVFIGRPWDTESGIPYVDLDNFEGGRLAARHLAGIGCTRPATVAGPTDMTAAVDRLEGWLQGLREAGLEPGPVIHGDFTTPGGAEAAAQLLAETPDVDGIFAASDLMALGVVDTLRGSGRRVPDDVAVVGFDNHPIQASNGLGLTTVAHPVADIAAAAGKLLVSAISNPGEAWEPVIYRAELVVRGSTAL from the coding sequence ATGAACGAAAAGACCAGCCGCCCTGCCTTGGCCGCAGCAGGGCGGACCAGTCCCACGCTGGAGGACCTGGCGTCCGCCGCCGGGGTGTCCCGCTCCACTGCATCCCGTGCCATCAACGGCGGATCCAAGGTGAGCCCGGAAGCCCAGGCTGCGGTTGACGCCGCGATCGTGGCGTTGGGCTACACCCCAAACCGTGCAGCGCGAAGCCTGGTCACCCGGCGCACGGGTTCGGTGGCGCTGGTCATCCCCGAACCCGACGCCCGGGTCATGATGGACCCGTACTTCGCCGCAGTCATTACTGGAGTCAATGAAGCACTGCGCGAGACGGACCTGCAGCTGGTACTGCTGATGTCCCGGGCCGGCGACGACTCTGCGCGGACCATCCGCTACCTGCGCGGGGGCCACGTTGACGGGGCGATCGTGGTATCCCACCACCGCGCCGACGACTGGGTTGAGACCCTCGGCGCTACCGGTTTGCCCACCGTCTTCATCGGCAGGCCGTGGGATACGGAATCCGGGATTCCCTACGTGGACCTGGACAACTTCGAGGGCGGGCGGCTGGCGGCACGGCATCTGGCGGGCATCGGCTGCACCCGGCCCGCAACTGTCGCCGGCCCCACCGATATGACGGCCGCCGTCGACCGCCTGGAAGGATGGCTGCAGGGACTCAGGGAAGCCGGCCTTGAGCCCGGACCGGTCATCCACGGGGACTTCACGACGCCGGGAGGTGCCGAGGCTGCGGCCCAACTGCTGGCCGAGACGCCTGACGTGGACGGGATATTCGCCGCATCAGACCTCATGGCGCTCGGGGTGGTGGACACTCTTCGCGGAAGCGGGCGGCGGGTGCCGGACGACGTGGCGGTGGTGGGCTTCGACAACCACCCCATCCAGGCGTCAAACGGCCTGGGACTCACCACCGTGGCCCATCCCGTGGCGGACATCGCGGCTGCGGCCGGAAAGCTGCTGGTCAGCGCCATTAGCAACCCCGGCGAGGCCTGGGAGCCCGTCATTTATCGGGCGGAACTGGTGGTGCGCGGAAGCACTGCTTTGTAG
- a CDS encoding transketolase family protein: MSTTTEAPDTAAAAKPKLKTSAMIASFADPGQKTSNAPFGHALVKAAQENDKIVGLTADLGKYTDMHIFAQAFPERFFQMGMAEQLLFGAAAGLAESGLVPFASTYSVFAARRAYDFLCLDAAEPNLNVNIVGGLPGLTTGYGPSHQATEDMAIFRGMPNLTIVDPCDSIDIEQAVPQLAASEGPTYLRLLRGNVPTVLDEYDYTFELGKAKVLRGGNDVVFISSGLMTMRALQAAKALAAHNVDVAVVHTPTIKPFDAGTVLKEVNTDRLAVTLENHSVVGGLFETVASAVVTAGVGKRVVPIGLPDQFLDAGALPTLHDRYGLAVDRIVAKVLAELG, translated from the coding sequence ATGAGCACCACCACCGAGGCCCCCGACACCGCAGCAGCGGCCAAGCCGAAGCTGAAGACCTCGGCGATGATCGCATCGTTCGCCGACCCGGGCCAGAAGACCTCCAACGCACCGTTCGGGCACGCCCTGGTCAAGGCCGCACAGGAGAACGACAAGATCGTGGGCCTGACCGCGGACCTGGGCAAGTACACGGACATGCACATCTTCGCCCAGGCCTTCCCGGAACGGTTCTTCCAGATGGGCATGGCCGAGCAGCTGCTCTTCGGCGCAGCCGCGGGCCTGGCCGAATCCGGTTTGGTGCCCTTCGCGTCCACCTACTCGGTGTTCGCCGCCCGCCGCGCCTACGACTTCCTCTGCCTGGACGCGGCCGAGCCGAACCTGAACGTGAACATCGTTGGCGGCCTGCCGGGCCTCACGACCGGGTACGGCCCCAGCCACCAGGCCACCGAGGACATGGCGATCTTCCGCGGCATGCCCAACCTGACCATCGTGGACCCCTGCGACTCAATCGACATCGAGCAGGCCGTCCCGCAACTGGCCGCCTCGGAAGGCCCCACCTACCTGAGGCTGCTGCGCGGCAATGTGCCCACCGTCCTGGACGAGTACGACTACACGTTCGAGCTCGGCAAGGCCAAGGTGCTGCGCGGCGGCAACGACGTGGTGTTCATTTCCTCCGGCCTGATGACCATGCGCGCCCTGCAGGCAGCCAAGGCCCTGGCGGCACACAACGTGGATGTCGCCGTCGTGCACACCCCCACCATCAAGCCGTTCGACGCCGGGACCGTCCTTAAGGAGGTCAACACGGACCGCCTGGCCGTCACCCTGGAGAACCACTCCGTGGTGGGCGGGCTGTTCGAAACTGTTGCCTCCGCCGTCGTCACCGCCGGTGTGGGCAAGCGTGTGGTGCCCATCGGACTGCCGGACCAGTTCCTGGACGCCGGCGCCCTGCCCACCCTGCACGACCGGTACGGCCTCGCCGTGGACCGCATCGTGGCCAAAGTCCTCGCCGAACTCGGCTAG
- a CDS encoding GntR family transcriptional regulator, protein MAGLTAPLLGLEKKSLREQALSALRTAITSGELEPGRHLVETELSEMLQISRGTLREALRQLEQEGLLSAGPRGRLSVRHLDEKEIRDIYAVRAALESLAARTLCELPDRQHVTESLHKAIDAMTEATNGSLEERIESDLEFHRTLCRLTGNETLLHSWESLEGSIRMSIMFAGLEKGVSNMSVDRHKDIVGAIDTGDATLARKTILEHMDTAAANLVA, encoded by the coding sequence ATGGCCGGACTGACCGCCCCGCTGCTGGGACTGGAAAAGAAAAGCCTGCGCGAGCAGGCGCTCTCGGCGCTGAGGACCGCCATCACCAGCGGCGAGCTGGAACCGGGCCGCCATCTGGTTGAAACCGAATTGTCCGAGATGCTGCAGATCAGCCGCGGCACCCTTCGTGAAGCCCTCCGCCAGCTGGAACAGGAGGGCCTGCTGTCCGCCGGACCGCGCGGCCGCCTCTCCGTCCGCCACCTGGACGAAAAGGAAATCCGGGACATCTACGCAGTCCGCGCCGCCCTGGAATCCCTCGCCGCCCGGACACTCTGCGAACTCCCGGACCGGCAGCACGTCACCGAGTCCCTCCACAAAGCCATCGACGCCATGACGGAGGCCACGAACGGAAGCCTGGAGGAGCGGATCGAATCCGACCTCGAATTCCACCGCACCCTCTGCCGGCTCACGGGCAATGAAACCCTGCTCCACTCCTGGGAGTCATTGGAAGGGTCCATCCGGATGTCCATCATGTTCGCAGGCCTGGAAAAGGGTGTCAGCAACATGAGCGTTGACCGCCACAAGGACATCGTGGGCGCCATCGACACCGGGGACGCCACCCTGGCCCGGAAGACCATCCTGGAACACATGGACACCGCCGCGGCCAACCTGGTGGCGTAG
- a CDS encoding carbohydrate ABC transporter permease, whose product MSSIPMIEQTVSKGAARAAARRGPGARGPRAGRGSARRPGFLTYGFLGAVLLASLFPLYWSFLVGSHDSTVLSRGIPLLPGGNFLVNAAKVFDSIPFWKAMGNSLIVSCVTAASVVVFSTLAVFAFAKLRFRGSKGLLVFVIATMAVPTQLGVVPLFIVMSKLGWTGSLWAVIIPGVVTAFGVFWMTQYLRDALPDELIEAVRMDGASMIQAFWYIGFPAARPAAAMLALFTFVATWTNFFWPFIVLDPSNPTLPVALQLLQAAHFVDYSVVLAGAVLATVPLLLLFIAAGRQLVSGIMQGAVKG is encoded by the coding sequence ATGAGCTCCATCCCCATGATCGAACAGACGGTAAGCAAAGGGGCCGCACGGGCAGCCGCGCGGCGCGGGCCGGGTGCCAGGGGTCCGAGGGCCGGCCGCGGGAGTGCCCGCAGGCCCGGTTTCCTCACGTACGGGTTCCTCGGCGCTGTGCTTCTGGCGTCCCTCTTTCCGCTCTACTGGTCCTTTCTGGTCGGCAGCCACGACAGCACCGTCCTGAGCCGTGGCATCCCGCTGTTGCCCGGGGGCAACTTCCTGGTCAACGCCGCGAAGGTTTTCGACAGCATCCCGTTCTGGAAGGCGATGGGCAACAGCCTCATCGTCTCGTGCGTGACTGCGGCCTCCGTCGTCGTGTTCTCCACCCTGGCCGTCTTCGCCTTCGCCAAGCTCCGGTTCCGGGGCAGTAAGGGGTTGTTGGTGTTCGTCATCGCAACGATGGCGGTTCCCACCCAGCTCGGCGTGGTTCCGCTGTTTATCGTGATGTCCAAACTGGGGTGGACCGGCTCGCTCTGGGCTGTCATCATCCCCGGTGTTGTCACGGCTTTCGGCGTGTTCTGGATGACCCAGTACCTGCGCGACGCCCTTCCGGATGAACTCATTGAGGCAGTGAGGATGGATGGGGCTTCCATGATCCAGGCCTTCTGGTACATAGGATTCCCGGCTGCCCGGCCCGCGGCCGCCATGCTCGCGCTGTTCACCTTCGTGGCCACCTGGACGAACTTCTTTTGGCCGTTCATCGTCCTGGACCCCTCGAACCCCACCCTTCCGGTGGCCCTGCAATTGCTGCAGGCTGCCCATTTCGTGGACTACTCCGTGGTCCTGGCCGGTGCCGTCCTGGCCACTGTCCCGCTCCTGCTTCTGTTTATCGCAGCAGGCCGGCAACTCGTATCTGGAATTATGCAAGGAGCAGTCAAGGGATGA
- a CDS encoding DapH/DapD/GlmU-related protein gives MTAKFVSVEDDAGKVTRYSRHDNGGGLIAPGASVADSARVGPMTYVEHGAQVGSGCRIGHGSWIDRGATIGDRTVIGDGVRIGRGTVIGNHVHIGSHSRIGSSVLIEHGVHLDSDSTVPDGSEVLAGAHSRLAPARHRTHRKAKGGLAA, from the coding sequence ATGACCGCAAAGTTTGTGTCAGTCGAGGACGACGCCGGGAAGGTCACCCGGTACAGCCGCCATGACAACGGCGGCGGGCTCATCGCTCCAGGGGCCAGCGTGGCGGACAGCGCCCGGGTCGGCCCCATGACCTACGTGGAGCACGGCGCGCAGGTGGGATCAGGCTGCCGGATTGGACACGGCAGCTGGATCGACCGCGGCGCCACCATCGGTGACCGGACGGTCATCGGCGACGGCGTGCGCATCGGCCGGGGCACGGTGATCGGCAATCACGTCCACATCGGCAGCCACTCGCGCATTGGCTCCAGCGTCCTGATCGAGCACGGCGTACACCTGGATTCGGACAGCACCGTGCCGGATGGCAGCGAGGTCCTGGCGGGCGCCCATTCACGCCTGGCACCGGCCCGGCACCGGACGCACCGCAAGGCGAAGGGCGGGCTGGCCGCCTAA